A portion of the Brevundimonas pondensis genome contains these proteins:
- a CDS encoding Tat pathway signal sequence domain protein, whose amino-acid sequence MRRVLTAFAALSVAAMLIPQSAVAQSRGQRGQGQQQAQEEPQARPTRIAPLSRRANAGPCPYVKVLYDAARYVELADFSRPSVAGVGFTGEIEGVSADCVYREADPIRVDMNILFNLGKGAQASGDQRTYRYWVAVTERNTAVLAKEYFDLPVNFEGQATASVQQAQTIVIPRAEATTSGNNFEILVGFEITPEMADFNRSGSRFRVTAGQTQPNP is encoded by the coding sequence ATGCGTCGCGTCCTGACCGCCTTCGCCGCCCTCTCCGTCGCGGCCATGCTGATTCCTCAGTCCGCCGTCGCCCAAAGCCGCGGACAGCGAGGACAGGGTCAACAGCAAGCGCAGGAAGAGCCCCAGGCTCGCCCCACCCGCATCGCGCCGCTGAGTCGCCGCGCCAACGCAGGCCCCTGCCCCTATGTGAAAGTGCTCTACGACGCCGCCCGCTATGTCGAACTGGCCGATTTCAGCCGCCCGTCGGTCGCCGGCGTCGGCTTCACCGGCGAGATCGAAGGCGTGAGCGCCGACTGCGTCTATCGCGAAGCCGACCCCATCCGCGTCGACATGAATATCCTGTTCAACCTCGGCAAGGGCGCCCAGGCCAGCGGCGACCAGCGCACCTATCGCTACTGGGTGGCGGTGACCGAGCGGAACACGGCTGTTCTGGCCAAGGAGTATTTCGACCTGCCGGTGAATTTCGAAGGCCAGGCCACGGCCTCGGTCCAGCAGGCCCAGACCATCGTCATCCCTCGCGCCGAAGCCACGACCAGCGGCAATAATTTCGAGATCCTGGTGGGTTTCGAGATCACGCCCGAGATGGCGGACTTCAACCGTTCGGGCAGCCGCTTCCGCGTCACCGCCGGCCAGACCCAACCGAACCCCTAA
- the argS gene encoding arginine--tRNA ligase: MTDLKTSLSEAVAAAFAAEGVDAALARVVASDRPDLADFQSNGALAAAKALKANPRELAAKVAERLAADPRLSSVEVAGPGFINLKLSDAALAQRAAEVAADTALAGASLNTPSRKVVIDYAGPNVAKPMHVGHLRSSIIGESLKRLFRFRGDTVWGDAHFGDWGFQMGLLITACGDENLADAFMADGDGPFPAESPVTLEDLERLYPQAAAKAKEDPAFRDRARKATAELQNGRPGYRALWAHFVAVSRTALKREFGALDVTFDLWNGESDADPLMPEMLAHLKETGLLVEDDGAQVVHVARPGETRKKKLADGSVIEAPSPPPLLVVSSEGSAMYGTTDLATILDRKKSIGPDLILYVVDERQAEHFEQVFRAAYLAGYAPEKSLEHLGFGTMNGADGKPFKTRAGGVLKLHDLITMATDKARERLHEAKLGDDLPEAEFEDIARKVAVAALKFADLSNNRTTSYVFDLDRFMSFEGKTGPYLLYQAVRVKSLLRKAADQGVEMAPIVVAEPAERDLALTLDAFDAATADAYDKRSPNLIAEHAYRLAQSFSKFYAACPILVAPDAATKGSRLALAAASLHQLETALDLLGIETPERM; this comes from the coding sequence ATGACCGATCTCAAGACCTCTCTCAGCGAAGCGGTCGCCGCCGCCTTCGCCGCCGAAGGCGTGGACGCCGCCCTGGCCCGCGTCGTCGCCTCCGACCGCCCCGACCTGGCCGACTTCCAGTCCAACGGCGCCCTGGCCGCCGCCAAGGCGCTGAAGGCCAATCCGCGTGAACTGGCGGCCAAGGTGGCTGAACGTCTGGCCGCCGATCCGCGCCTGTCATCGGTCGAGGTCGCCGGTCCCGGCTTCATCAACCTGAAGCTCTCCGACGCCGCCCTGGCCCAGCGCGCCGCCGAGGTCGCCGCCGACACCGCGCTGGCCGGCGCCTCGCTGAACACGCCGTCGCGCAAGGTCGTCATCGACTACGCCGGTCCCAACGTGGCCAAGCCGATGCACGTCGGCCACCTGCGCTCGTCCATCATCGGCGAGAGCCTGAAGCGGCTGTTCCGCTTCCGCGGCGACACCGTATGGGGCGACGCCCACTTCGGCGACTGGGGCTTCCAGATGGGCCTGCTGATCACCGCCTGCGGCGACGAGAACCTGGCCGACGCCTTCATGGCCGACGGCGACGGTCCCTTCCCCGCCGAGAGCCCGGTCACGCTGGAGGATCTGGAACGCCTCTATCCGCAGGCCGCCGCCAAGGCCAAGGAAGACCCCGCCTTCCGCGACCGCGCCCGCAAGGCCACGGCTGAACTGCAGAACGGCCGTCCCGGCTACCGCGCCCTGTGGGCCCACTTCGTCGCCGTCAGCCGCACGGCGCTGAAGCGCGAGTTCGGCGCTCTGGACGTCACCTTCGACCTGTGGAACGGCGAGAGCGACGCCGATCCCCTGATGCCGGAAATGCTGGCGCACCTGAAGGAGACCGGCCTGCTGGTCGAGGACGACGGCGCCCAGGTGGTCCACGTCGCCAGGCCCGGCGAGACCCGCAAGAAGAAGCTGGCCGACGGCTCGGTCATCGAGGCCCCCAGCCCGCCGCCCCTGCTGGTGGTGTCGTCGGAAGGCTCGGCCATGTACGGCACGACCGACCTGGCCACGATCCTCGACCGCAAGAAGTCGATCGGTCCCGACCTGATCCTCTACGTCGTCGACGAGCGTCAGGCCGAGCATTTCGAACAGGTCTTCCGGGCCGCCTATCTGGCCGGCTACGCCCCCGAAAAGTCGCTGGAGCACCTCGGCTTCGGCACCATGAACGGCGCCGACGGCAAGCCGTTCAAGACCCGCGCGGGCGGCGTGCTGAAGCTGCACGACCTGATCACCATGGCCACCGACAAGGCGCGCGAGCGTCTGCACGAGGCCAAGCTGGGCGACGATCTGCCGGAAGCCGAGTTCGAGGACATCGCCCGCAAGGTGGCGGTGGCGGCGCTGAAATTCGCCGACCTGTCGAACAACCGCACCACCAGCTACGTCTTCGATCTCGACCGCTTCATGAGCTTCGAGGGCAAGACCGGCCCCTATCTGCTGTATCAGGCCGTGCGGGTGAAATCCCTGCTGCGCAAGGCGGCGGATCAGGGCGTCGAGATGGCCCCCATCGTCGTCGCCGAACCGGCCGAGCGCGATCTGGCCCTGACGCTGGACGCCTTCGACGCGGCCACGGCGGACGCCTATGACAAGCGTTCGCCCAACCTGATCGCCGAGCACGCCTATCGCCTGGCCCAGAGCTTCTCGAAATTCTACGCCGCCTGCCCAATCCTGGTCGCCCCCGACGCGGCGACCAAGGGCTCGCGCCTGGCCCTGGCCGCCGCCAGCCTGCACCAGTTGGAGACGGCGCTGGACCTGCTGGGCATCGAGACGCCCGAGCGGATGTAA
- a CDS encoding adenosine deaminase — protein sequence MSLDAFIAGLPKAELHLHIEGSLEPELMFELAQRNGVAIPYDSVEAVRAAYDFSNLQDFLDIYYAGAAVLLTRQDFEDLAFAYFQRAAADNVRHAEIFFDPQTHTDRGVAFNVVVEGLIAGMERAKAELGVTSGLILSFLRHLSEDEAFTTLEAAKPYLHHFIGVGLDSSEVGHPPSKFQRVFAAARDLGLKLCAHAGEEGPPEYVREALDLLEIDRMDHGNRSMEDEALIARLAAEQMTLTVCPLSNLKLCVVKDLKDHPLPEMLRRGLHVTLNSDDPSYFGGYVNANYVQLATAVGLTREQVTQLAKNSFEGSFLSDADKAARIAEVEAYAAAH from the coding sequence ATGTCCCTCGACGCCTTCATCGCCGGCCTGCCCAAGGCCGAACTGCACCTGCACATCGAGGGCTCGCTCGAGCCCGAACTGATGTTCGAGCTGGCGCAGCGCAACGGCGTCGCCATCCCCTACGACAGCGTCGAGGCCGTACGTGCGGCCTATGACTTCTCGAACCTGCAGGACTTCCTCGACATCTATTACGCGGGCGCCGCCGTGCTGCTGACGCGCCAGGATTTCGAGGATCTGGCCTTCGCCTATTTCCAGCGCGCCGCCGCCGACAACGTCCGCCACGCCGAGATCTTCTTCGATCCCCAGACCCACACCGACCGGGGCGTGGCCTTCAATGTGGTGGTCGAGGGCCTGATCGCGGGCATGGAGCGGGCCAAGGCGGAACTGGGCGTGACCAGCGGCCTGATCCTCAGCTTCCTGCGCCACCTGTCGGAAGACGAAGCCTTCACCACGCTGGAGGCCGCCAAGCCCTACCTGCACCACTTCATCGGCGTCGGGCTGGATTCGTCGGAGGTCGGCCACCCGCCGTCCAAGTTCCAGCGCGTCTTCGCCGCCGCCCGCGACCTGGGCCTGAAACTGTGCGCCCACGCCGGCGAGGAAGGCCCGCCCGAATATGTGCGTGAAGCTCTGGACCTGCTTGAAATCGACCGCATGGACCACGGCAACCGCTCGATGGAGGACGAGGCCCTGATCGCCCGTCTGGCCGCCGAACAGATGACGCTGACCGTGTGCCCCCTGTCGAACCTGAAGCTGTGCGTGGTCAAGGACCTGAAGGACCACCCCCTCCCCGAGATGCTGCGCCGCGGCCTGCACGTCACCCTGAACTCGGACGACCCCTCCTATTTCGGCGGCTATGTGAACGCCAACTACGTCCAGCTGGCCACGGCGGTCGGCCTGACCCGCGAACAGGTGACGCAACTGGCGAAGAACAGCTTCGAGGGCAGCTTCCTGAGCGACGCTGACAAGGCGGCGCGCATCGCCGAAGTCGAGGCCTACGCGGCGGCCCACTGA
- the pncA gene encoding bifunctional nicotinamidase/pyrazinamidase, with protein sequence MRITASDALLVIDAQNDFCEGGALAVQGGAAIMPLINRLAERFDTVIATQDWHTPDQISFASNHAGATPFTEIEVAYGPQMLWPDHCVQGTPGADFHPHVAPAVTKALAVVRKGHNPLVDSYSAFYENDRRTATGLAGLLRERGVTRLFLCGLAYDYCVRFTAEDAVREGFEAVVIEDACRAIAPDTAAAAKASFAALRAAEMSVASLLG encoded by the coding sequence ATGAGGATCACCGCTTCAGACGCCCTTCTGGTCATCGACGCCCAGAACGATTTCTGCGAGGGCGGGGCCCTGGCGGTGCAGGGCGGGGCGGCGATCATGCCCCTGATCAACCGCCTGGCCGAGCGCTTCGACACGGTGATCGCCACCCAGGACTGGCACACGCCGGATCAGATCAGTTTCGCCTCCAATCATGCGGGTGCGACGCCTTTCACCGAGATCGAGGTCGCCTACGGCCCGCAGATGCTGTGGCCGGACCACTGCGTGCAGGGGACGCCAGGTGCGGATTTTCATCCGCATGTTGCGCCCGCCGTGACCAAGGCCCTGGCCGTGGTCCGTAAGGGCCATAACCCGTTGGTGGACAGCTATTCCGCCTTCTATGAAAACGACCGTCGCACCGCGACGGGACTGGCGGGTCTGCTGCGCGAACGGGGCGTGACGCGCCTCTTCCTGTGCGGTCTGGCCTACGACTACTGCGTCCGCTTCACCGCCGAGGACGCCGTGCGCGAAGGCTTCGAGGCCGTGGTGATTGAGGACGCCTGTCGGGCCATTGCGCCGGACACGGCCGCCGCCGCCAAGGCGAGCTTCGCCGCGCTGAGGGCCGCCGAGATGTCGGTCGCGTCGCTTCTCGGCTGA
- a CDS encoding class 1 fructose-bisphosphatase, giving the protein MTARTDLAAHLASLNLPQGLTQTLTVAAAACVEIRKIVSGGALVGALGASGAVNVQDEEQKKLDVISNDVLTEMLLACPSVAGVASEEMDTVQPATNVAGEYLVLFDPLDGSSNIDINAPVGTIVSVLKSPSATPTEADFLQSGRHQVAALYCLYGGQTMLVLTTGQGVAGFTLSHDGQWLMTHPAITVPADTKEFAINMSNQRHWAESVQRYVDGCLAGADGPRGKNFNMRWVAAMVADVHRILMRGGVFLYPWDKREPNKPGKLRLMYEGNPMAFLIEQAGGKATTDGTQAILDVTPTELHQRIPVALGSANEVDQIAAA; this is encoded by the coding sequence ATGACCGCCCGCACCGACCTCGCCGCCCACCTGGCCTCGCTCAACCTGCCGCAGGGCCTGACCCAGACCCTGACGGTTGCCGCCGCCGCCTGCGTCGAGATCCGCAAGATCGTCTCCGGCGGGGCCCTGGTCGGCGCCCTGGGCGCATCGGGCGCGGTCAACGTCCAGGACGAGGAGCAGAAGAAGCTCGATGTCATCTCCAACGACGTCCTGACGGAAATGCTGCTGGCCTGCCCGTCCGTGGCGGGTGTGGCGTCCGAGGAAATGGACACGGTCCAGCCGGCGACGAATGTGGCGGGCGAATACCTGGTCCTGTTCGACCCGTTGGACGGCTCGTCCAACATCGACATCAACGCCCCCGTCGGCACCATCGTCTCGGTGCTGAAGTCGCCGTCGGCCACGCCGACCGAGGCCGACTTCCTGCAATCGGGTCGTCATCAGGTCGCGGCCCTCTACTGCCTCTATGGCGGCCAGACCATGTTGGTGCTGACCACGGGCCAGGGCGTGGCGGGCTTCACCCTGTCGCACGACGGCCAGTGGCTGATGACGCATCCGGCGATCACGGTCCCGGCGGACACCAAGGAGTTCGCCATCAACATGTCGAACCAGCGCCACTGGGCCGAGAGCGTGCAACGCTACGTCGACGGCTGCCTGGCGGGCGCTGACGGCCCGCGCGGCAAGAATTTCAACATGCGCTGGGTCGCCGCCATGGTGGCCGACGTGCACCGCATCCTGATGCGCGGCGGGGTTTTCCTCTATCCGTGGGACAAGCGCGAGCCGAACAAGCCGGGCAAGCTGCGCCTGATGTACGAAGGCAATCCCATGGCCTTCCTGATCGAACAGGCGGGCGGCAAGGCCACGACGGACGGGACACAGGCCATTCTGGACGTGACCCCGACCGAACTGCACCAGCGCATCCCGGTGGCGCTCGGTTCGGCCAACGAGGTCGATCAGATCGCGGCGGCCTGA
- the gcvT gene encoding glycine cleavage system aminomethyltransferase GcvT, which produces MSDQALKTTPLNAAHRALGARMVGFGGYDMPVQYEGVLAEHRWTREHAGLFDVSHMGQARITGDDAIAQFQRFVPGDYEILKAGKQKYSLLLNAEGGIMDDLMAGKPDHDGLYVVVNAGNKDADFAFLNANLAGDAKLVILDDRALLAIQGPEAAEVMAKHEPALGEMGFMDSARLMLFGVDCFVSRSGYTGEDGYEISVPNADAERVWNLLLEDARVKPIGLGARDSLRLEAGLPLHGHDIDASTSPVEGALTFALSKSRKEAADFNGAETILKQLAEGPSRIRIGLHVKEGAPAREGAEIADMDGNLIGKITSGGPSPTLGHNIAMGYVPPAFAALGTDLKVIVRGKPAAAEVVATPFVATRYYRKPKA; this is translated from the coding sequence ATGAGCGACCAGGCCTTGAAGACCACCCCCCTCAACGCGGCGCACCGCGCCCTTGGCGCCCGCATGGTCGGCTTCGGCGGCTATGACATGCCGGTCCAGTACGAAGGCGTTCTGGCCGAGCACCGCTGGACCCGCGAACACGCCGGTCTGTTCGACGTCTCGCACATGGGCCAGGCCCGCATCACCGGCGACGACGCGATTGCCCAGTTCCAGCGCTTCGTCCCCGGCGACTATGAAATCCTGAAGGCCGGCAAGCAGAAGTATTCCCTGCTGCTCAACGCCGAGGGCGGCATCATGGACGACCTGATGGCGGGCAAGCCCGACCATGACGGCCTCTATGTCGTGGTCAACGCCGGCAACAAGGACGCCGACTTCGCCTTCCTGAACGCCAATCTGGCCGGCGACGCCAAGCTGGTGATCCTGGACGACCGCGCCCTGCTGGCCATCCAGGGGCCGGAAGCCGCCGAGGTCATGGCCAAGCACGAACCCGCTCTGGGCGAGATGGGCTTCATGGATTCGGCCCGTCTGATGCTGTTCGGCGTCGACTGCTTCGTCTCGCGCTCGGGCTACACCGGCGAGGACGGCTATGAGATTTCGGTGCCGAACGCCGACGCCGAGCGCGTCTGGAACCTGCTGCTGGAAGACGCCCGCGTGAAGCCGATCGGCCTGGGCGCCCGCGACAGCCTTCGTCTGGAAGCCGGCCTGCCGCTGCACGGCCACGACATCGACGCCTCGACCAGCCCGGTCGAGGGCGCACTGACCTTCGCCCTGTCCAAGTCGCGCAAGGAAGCCGCCGACTTCAACGGCGCCGAGACCATCCTGAAGCAGCTGGCAGAGGGTCCGTCGCGCATCCGCATCGGCCTGCACGTCAAGGAAGGCGCCCCGGCCCGTGAAGGCGCCGAAATCGCCGACATGGACGGAAACCTGATCGGCAAGATCACCTCGGGCGGCCCCTCGCCGACCCTGGGGCACAACATCGCCATGGGTTACGTGCCGCCGGCCTTCGCCGCCCTGGGAACGGACCTGAAAGTCATCGTGCGCGGCAAACCCGCCGCCGCCGAAGTCGTCGCCACCCCCTTCGTGGCCACCCGCTACTATCGGAAGCCGAAGGCGTAA
- the gcvH gene encoding glycine cleavage system protein GcvH: MRFTKDHEWVRLEGDVATVGISKHAADALGDVVFVETPEAGKTVSVGDSFAVVESVKAASDVYAPVAGEVIEGNEALASAPETVNADPEGEGWFAKIKVADASAVEALMDQAAYDAYLTTL; encoded by the coding sequence ATGCGCTTCACCAAGGATCACGAGTGGGTTCGCCTCGAGGGCGACGTCGCCACGGTCGGCATCTCCAAGCACGCCGCTGACGCCCTGGGCGACGTGGTGTTCGTCGAGACGCCGGAAGCCGGCAAGACCGTCTCGGTCGGCGACAGCTTCGCCGTCGTGGAATCGGTCAAGGCCGCCTCGGACGTCTACGCCCCGGTCGCCGGCGAGGTCATCGAGGGCAACGAAGCCCTGGCCTCGGCCCCGGAAACCGTCAACGCCGACCCGGAAGGCGAAGGCTGGTTCGCCAAGATCAAGGTCGCCGACGCCTCGGCCGTCGAAGCCCTGATGGATCAGGCCGCCTACGACGCCTACCTGACCACCCTCTAA
- the gcvPA gene encoding aminomethyl-transferring glycine dehydrogenase subunit GcvPA produces MRYLPLTPDDRDAMLAAIGAKSIDDLFVDVPQAARRDGFVDLPRVAGELEVERALSAMAGKNATAGTVPFFCGAGAYKHHVPATVDHVIQRSEFLTSYTPYQPEIAQGTLQYLYEFQTQVANLTGMEVANASLYDGSTAMAEGVLMATRVTRRNKAVISGGVHPHYVKATETVVHAVGVETEALTAAVDAEDAVIAAIDKNTACVVVQTPNVFGTATDVTKIAEAAHAAGALLIVVVTEAVSMGLLKSPGEMGADIVAAEGQSIGNALNFGGPYIGLFATREKLLRQTPGRYCGETVDADGRRGFVLTLSTREQHIRRDKATSNICTNSGLCCLAFSIHMSLLGETGLRQMALLNHEKAVATRDALAAIPGVEILTPRFFNEFAVKLPKNAADVVQTLADHHILAGVPYSRLAPEAGLDDVLLVAATETTLDADIKILAASLAKVLAA; encoded by the coding sequence ATGCGCTACCTCCCCCTGACGCCCGACGACCGTGATGCCATGCTGGCCGCCATCGGCGCCAAATCCATCGACGACCTGTTTGTCGACGTGCCGCAGGCCGCGCGCCGCGACGGCTTTGTCGACCTGCCCCGCGTGGCCGGCGAGCTGGAGGTCGAACGCGCCCTCTCGGCCATGGCCGGCAAGAACGCCACGGCCGGAACCGTGCCCTTCTTCTGCGGCGCCGGCGCCTACAAGCACCACGTCCCGGCCACGGTCGATCACGTGATCCAGCGGTCGGAGTTCCTGACCAGCTACACCCCCTATCAGCCGGAAATCGCGCAGGGCACGCTGCAGTACCTGTACGAGTTCCAGACCCAGGTCGCGAACCTGACCGGCATGGAAGTCGCCAACGCCTCCCTCTATGACGGCTCGACCGCCATGGCCGAGGGCGTGCTGATGGCCACCCGCGTGACCCGCCGCAACAAGGCCGTCATCTCGGGCGGCGTGCACCCGCACTACGTCAAGGCGACCGAGACCGTGGTTCACGCCGTCGGCGTCGAGACTGAAGCTCTGACCGCCGCCGTTGACGCCGAAGACGCCGTCATCGCCGCCATCGACAAGAACACGGCCTGCGTCGTCGTCCAGACCCCCAACGTCTTCGGCACCGCCACCGACGTGACCAAGATCGCTGAGGCCGCCCACGCCGCCGGCGCCCTGCTGATCGTCGTGGTGACGGAAGCCGTGTCGATGGGCCTGCTGAAGTCGCCCGGCGAAATGGGCGCCGACATCGTCGCGGCCGAGGGCCAGTCGATCGGCAACGCCCTGAACTTCGGCGGCCCCTACATCGGCCTGTTCGCCACTCGCGAGAAGCTGCTGCGCCAGACGCCGGGCCGCTACTGCGGTGAAACCGTCGACGCCGACGGCCGTCGCGGCTTCGTCCTGACCCTGTCCACGCGCGAGCAGCACATCCGCCGCGACAAGGCCACGTCGAACATCTGCACCAACTCGGGCCTGTGCTGCCTGGCTTTCAGCATCCACATGAGCCTGCTGGGCGAGACAGGCCTGCGTCAGATGGCCCTGCTGAACCACGAGAAGGCCGTCGCCACGCGTGACGCCCTGGCCGCCATTCCGGGCGTCGAGATCCTGACCCCGCGCTTCTTCAACGAGTTCGCGGTCAAGCTGCCCAAGAACGCCGCTGACGTGGTGCAGACCCTGGCCGACCATCATATCCTGGCCGGCGTGCCCTACAGCCGCCTGGCCCCGGAAGCGGGCCTCGACGACGTCCTGCTGGTCGCAGCGACCGAGACCACGCTGGACGCCGACATCAAGATCCTGGCGGCTTCGCTCGCCAAGGTCCTGGCCGCCTAA
- the gcvPB gene encoding aminomethyl-transferring glycine dehydrogenase subunit GcvPB has product MSTMNTVGRPTTPNALPDNDYKHPTLTGARGLLQDEALIFEGDGWNKTGVDLPKPSTDGSDLGDLVRKDPIGLPGLSEPEAMRHYVRLSQKNHAIDLAIYPLGSCTMKHNPRLNEKMARLPGFSDIHPLQPQSTVQGALELMDQLAHWLKTLTGMPAVALSPKAGAHGELCGLMAIRAAHEAKGEHEQRRKVLVPTSAHGTNPATAAFVGYSVVEVAQTDDGRVDVADLAAKLGPDVAAIMVTNPNTCGLFERDILEISRLTHEAGAYFYCDGANFNAIVGRVRPGDLGVDAMHINLHKTFSTPHGGGGPGAGPVVLSEALAPFAPAPWVVNTGDGYKLVEREEDEAAQAFGRLCAFQGQMGMYVRALSYMMSHGSDGLRQVAEDAVLNANYIKARLEDLMSPAFPEGPCMHEALFDDEWLKGTDITTLDFAKAMIDEGFHPMTMYFPLVVHGAMLIEPTETESKQELDRFIHAMRLLAEAAKAGEVERFKGAPFHAPLRRLDETRAARAPRLRWSAPEGSNIAAE; this is encoded by the coding sequence ATGAGCACGATGAACACTGTCGGCCGTCCGACCACCCCGAACGCCCTGCCCGACAACGACTACAAGCACCCGACCCTGACGGGCGCGCGCGGCCTGCTGCAAGACGAAGCCCTGATCTTTGAAGGCGACGGCTGGAACAAGACCGGCGTCGACCTGCCCAAGCCTTCCACGGACGGCTCGGACCTGGGCGACCTGGTCCGCAAGGACCCGATCGGCCTCCCCGGCCTGTCGGAGCCCGAGGCCATGCGCCACTATGTGCGCCTGAGCCAGAAGAACCACGCCATCGACCTGGCCATCTATCCGCTGGGCTCGTGCACGATGAAGCACAACCCGCGCCTGAACGAGAAGATGGCGCGCCTGCCGGGCTTCTCGGACATCCACCCGCTGCAGCCGCAGTCGACGGTTCAGGGCGCGCTGGAGCTGATGGACCAGCTGGCCCACTGGCTGAAGACGCTGACGGGCATGCCCGCCGTCGCCCTGTCGCCCAAGGCGGGCGCGCACGGCGAGCTGTGCGGCCTGATGGCCATCCGCGCCGCCCACGAGGCCAAGGGCGAGCACGAGCAGCGCCGCAAGGTCCTGGTCCCGACCTCGGCCCACGGCACCAACCCGGCCACCGCCGCCTTCGTCGGCTATTCGGTGGTCGAAGTCGCCCAGACCGACGACGGTCGCGTGGACGTGGCCGACCTGGCCGCCAAGCTGGGTCCGGACGTGGCGGCCATCATGGTCACCAACCCGAACACCTGCGGCCTGTTCGAGCGCGACATCCTGGAGATCAGCCGCCTGACCCACGAAGCGGGCGCCTACTTCTACTGCGACGGCGCCAACTTCAACGCCATCGTCGGCCGGGTGCGCCCGGGCGACCTGGGCGTCGACGCCATGCACATCAACCTGCACAAGACCTTCTCGACGCCGCACGGCGGCGGCGGTCCGGGCGCCGGTCCGGTCGTGCTGTCGGAGGCCCTGGCCCCCTTCGCCCCCGCGCCTTGGGTCGTGAACACTGGTGACGGCTACAAGCTGGTCGAGCGTGAGGAAGACGAGGCCGCGCAGGCCTTCGGCCGTCTGTGCGCCTTCCAGGGGCAGATGGGCATGTATGTACGCGCCCTGTCGTACATGATGAGCCACGGCTCGGACGGCCTGCGTCAGGTGGCCGAGGACGCCGTCCTGAACGCCAACTACATCAAGGCCCGCCTCGAGGACCTGATGAGCCCGGCCTTCCCCGAGGGTCCGTGCATGCACGAGGCCCTGTTCGACGACGAGTGGCTGAAGGGCACGGACATCACCACGCTCGACTTCGCCAAGGCGATGATCGACGAGGGCTTCCACCCGATGACCATGTACTTCCCGCTGGTGGTGCATGGGGCCATGCTGATCGAGCCGACCGAGACGGAATCCAAACAGGAGCTGGACCGTTTCATCCACGCCATGCGTCTGCTGGCCGAGGCGGCGAAGGCCGGCGAGGTCGAACGCTTCAAGGGCGCGCCCTTCCATGCGCCCCTGCGGCGTCTGGACGAGACCCGCGCCGCCCGCGCGCCGCGTCTGCGCTGGTCGGCCCCGGAAGGCTCCAATATCGCCGCCGAATAG
- a CDS encoding PGPGW domain-containing protein: MTLALIPFRAESRPRSRPGLLRRAKRLGMMALGFLIIGLGILIAPLPGPGGVPVIALGLVLLLRNSWWAKRQFIRAQHARPKWVYPFRRLMRKKPEIAPVFWQQALRAEKVVLRKRPSRQLIRVRKRARRLLRRAFR, encoded by the coding sequence GTGACCCTCGCTCTGATCCCCTTCCGCGCCGAAAGCCGGCCTCGCTCGAGGCCCGGACTGCTGCGTCGTGCGAAGCGGTTGGGGATGATGGCCCTGGGCTTCCTGATCATCGGCCTGGGCATCCTGATCGCCCCCCTGCCTGGCCCCGGCGGCGTGCCGGTCATCGCCCTGGGCCTGGTCCTGCTGCTGCGCAATTCCTGGTGGGCCAAGCGGCAGTTCATCCGCGCCCAGCATGCCCGGCCCAAGTGGGTCTATCCCTTCCGTCGTCTGATGCGGAAGAAGCCCGAGATCGCGCCGGTCTTCTGGCAGCAGGCGCTGCGCGCCGAAAAGGTCGTGCTGCGCAAGCGTCCGTCGCGCCAGCTGATCCGGGTCCGCAAACGCGCCCGCCGCCTTCTGCGCCGCGCCTTCCGCTAA
- a CDS encoding DUF6789 family protein encodes MMSRVKQGIAAGFIATVAVSILEAANLLFAKVFDPFPEIVARMFQLGDNLVAGWAIHFVIGSLIMGPLFAFIYPRLPTNTPETKGILFAVAAWVAMMLIISMMGDPRTFSGSAGFGTFAWMLITHMIFGGVMGNVFARLLAREKRAGGFIHGAPAH; translated from the coding sequence ATGATGTCACGCGTAAAACAGGGAATCGCCGCCGGCTTCATTGCGACCGTCGCGGTTTCCATTCTTGAGGCGGCGAACCTCTTGTTCGCCAAGGTGTTCGACCCGTTCCCCGAAATCGTCGCCCGCATGTTCCAGCTCGGGGACAATCTGGTGGCGGGGTGGGCGATCCACTTCGTGATCGGGTCCCTGATCATGGGCCCGCTGTTCGCCTTCATCTACCCCCGCTTGCCGACCAATACGCCCGAAACCAAGGGCATACTCTTCGCCGTGGCGGCCTGGGTGGCGATGATGCTGATCATCAGCATGATGGGCGATCCGCGGACCTTCTCGGGCAGCGCCGGCTTCGGCACCTTCGCCTGGATGCTGATCACCCACATGATCTTCGGCGGGGTGATGGGCAATGTCTTCGCCCGCCTTCTGGCCCGCGAGAAGCGCGCTGGCGGCTTCATCCACGGCGCGCCCGCTCACTGA